A window of Exiguobacterium sp. Helios genomic DNA:
GACAGGAAATGAGATTGTTGAAGCCATCATGCATCTTGTCCCTTATACCGGTTTCCCGCGTGTCCTCAATGCACTCGAAGTTGCAAAAGTGGTCTTTGCCGAGCGCGGTGTCACGGTCGACCCGGCTTAATCAAAAATAGGATGAGCCGCTTGAAACCCGGGGTATACTCTTAGTACAAGGGAGCGATGCCAGATGCAGTATGCACTCATCACGGATTTGCACAGTTCACTATCCGATACACGTGCTGTGTTGACAGATATTCAACAGACGGCTCCGCAAGCCGTTGTCTTTTCGCTTGGGGATGTCCATGAGTGTCACATCGGAAAAAAGCGGGCCAAACGGTATACGTTTGAAGAAATCGAACAAATCGTGACGCTTGATCCGGATTTTTTGAAATTGCTTTTTTTTGAGACATTGCTTGGAAACCAGGAAGAACGCTTGTTTTCATTGATTCCAGCAGGGATATCCAGTTATCTCGATCAGCTGCGCATGTCGGAACGGACAAAACAAATCACGTCCGCTTTGTTCATTCATGGTGACCAATTGAAATGGAGCTATGATCTGACGCCCGATACATCCGCTTATCCCGACCGACTCTTATTTTTTGGACACAGTCATGTGCACGGACTATTCAAAGAGGGCAAACGTCTAGCGATTCATCATGATATCCCGATTTCCATCAAACGTGGCCGTTACGCCATCAACGTCGGACCGGTTCTGGTCGAACGCGAATGGTTACTATACGATACGACTGCCGAAACCATCACCTTTCATCAAGTCAAATGAATACCTGACATGAAAAATCCCCCGCTTCATTCACAGTTCGTGAATGAAGCGGGGGATTTTGTCGTCATCTCTTTTACAGAAAACGCACGAGTGAAGCGCGAACTAAATCGACTTGTGTAAATTCTGTTTTATCGGCGAACTGATTCACGACACGCCGGACTTCCCCTTGACGACGGACGAAGCTAGTCGGTACCGGTGTTTTCCGAACGAGTTGCTCATACAATGTCGTCAACTGATGATCATCGATGACCGTAGTCATTTGATCGAGGAATAACAGGACATGAAGGCGGTTCAAATAATCCCATGGCTTGTCTTCCGAACGAAATTCATTGCGTGCCAACCATTTTTTTAGACCAATGGCATCAATTTGATTCAATGTCTCTTTCGTACGAGGTGCTTTCCATAACACCAATAACTCACCGAGTTTTTTGCGCGTCTGTTTTTTTTCCATGAAGAACTCGAAGTTACTTTTCGTATCGAGTGCGTCACCGCTGATCGGAGCAATTTGATCGGCTCCTGGTGCTGTCACGAAATCTAAGATGAAATCGACTGATTCACCCGGAAGCCACGTGGCAACCTTTCCGTGAAAGTCAGCAATAAAAGCGATGGATGCAGCCAAGTCTTCCTGATTCATTTGTGTAGATGCGTGCTGTAACCGTTCCATTGTCTCTTTGTTCATATGATAACCCCATCTTTAATTGATTTATCTTACATTTCTTCAGGAGCGCCGACACCAAGCAGGCGTAATCCTTCCGTCAATACAATCGTAACCGATTTTACGAGCGCGAGGCGAGATTGTTTTTCCGCATCGTCTTCGAGGACACGAACCTGTCCGTAATATTTGTTGAAACTTTGAGCTAAATCGAGGACATAACGGCTGATGATCGATGGTTCGCGACGTGTAAACGCCCGGTCAATCACTGCCGAGAACTGGTTCAGCATCGACACGACACCCCATGAATAGTCATCTGCGCTACCCGCAAAAGCTGATCCATCGTATTCGCCTTTACGTAACAATGAATTTGCCCGTGCATTTGTATATTGGACGTATGGACCGGTTTCCCCTTCAAATTTCAACATTTGTTCGAGATCAAATTCAATGTTGTTCATGCGCTCATTTTTTAAATCGTGGAAAATGACAGCACCGACACCGACTTCGCGTGCCGTCTGTTCGGCATTGGCAAGGTTCGGATTTTTCTCGGCGATATTTTGTTTCGCGACATTGATTGCATCTTGAAGCACTTCTTCAAGAAGGACAATCCGTCCTTTACGCGTCGACATCTTTTTCCCGTCTTTCATAATCAGACCAAACGGGACATGGTGCATACCGTCGACATTTTCAAAGCCAAGTTTCTTCAGAACAGCAAACAGCTGTTTAAAGTGGAGGGCCTGTTCACCACCGACAACGTAAAAGGCCTGCTCGAAAACGTATGTCTCAAGACGATAGACGGCAGCAGCCAAATCACGTGTTGCATACAATGTCGCCCCGTCTTTTTTCTTAATCAAGGCAGGAGGCATTCCTTCTGCTTCGAGGTCGACGACCATTGCGCCTTCCGACTCGACGAGCAACTCTTTTTCTTCCAATAAGTCGATGACATGCTGCATCTTATCATTATAGAAGGCTTCGCCGTTCAAACTGTCGAAGCTGACACCAAGCATTTCATAGACACGGTTGAACTCGACGAGCGAAACTTCACGGAACCACGTCCAAAGTGCTGTTGCTTGTTCGTCACCCTGTTCAAGTTTCTTGAACCAAGCACGACCTTCATCTTCAAGAGCCGGATTTTCTTCCGCTTCTTCGTGGAAACGCACGTACAGTTTGAGCAATTCTTTGATCGGTTCAGCCCGGACGTCTTCTTCCTTGCCCCACATATTGTAGGCGACCATCAATTTCCCGAACTGTGTTCCCCAGTCTCCGAGGTGATTGATGCCGACGACATCATATCCTTTTTTTCGTGAAATCTGGTTCAGCGCATTTCCGATGACTGTCGAACGTAAATGTCCCATCGAGAACGGCTTCGCGATGTTCGGTGATGAAAAGTCAGTCACAATTGTTTTGCCGTTCGCTTCGCTTGATCCGTAAGCTTGTTGTTCTTCTAAAACACGTTTAATGATTTCACGCGAAACAACTTCCCGGTTTAAGAAGACGTTCACGTACGGTCCAGCTGCCTGCACGTTCGAGAACAGTGAATTATCGATTTTCTCAGCCAGTTCCGTTGCAATCATCATCGGTGCTTTACGGAATGCTTTTGCGAGTTGGAAACATGGGAATGCCAGATCGCCGTGATCCTCATGTTTTGGTTGTTCAATCAACTGTTCGATCTCTTCTTGTGATAATGCATCACCAATCACATCATGTAATACTTGGGCATATTGTTGCTTGTAACTCATTTTGTTTCCTCCAAACAGTTTATTTTTTCCAATAAAA
This region includes:
- a CDS encoding metallophosphoesterase family protein, translated to MQYALITDLHSSLSDTRAVLTDIQQTAPQAVVFSLGDVHECHIGKKRAKRYTFEEIEQIVTLDPDFLKLLFFETLLGNQEERLFSLIPAGISSYLDQLRMSERTKQITSALFIHGDQLKWSYDLTPDTSAYPDRLLFFGHSHVHGLFKEGKRLAIHHDIPISIKRGRYAINVGPVLVEREWLLYDTTAETITFHQVK
- the argS gene encoding arginine--tRNA ligase, which produces MSYKQQYAQVLHDVIGDALSQEEIEQLIEQPKHEDHGDLAFPCFQLAKAFRKAPMMIATELAEKIDNSLFSNVQAAGPYVNVFLNREVVSREIIKRVLEEQQAYGSSEANGKTIVTDFSSPNIAKPFSMGHLRSTVIGNALNQISRKKGYDVVGINHLGDWGTQFGKLMVAYNMWGKEEDVRAEPIKELLKLYVRFHEEAEENPALEDEGRAWFKKLEQGDEQATALWTWFREVSLVEFNRVYEMLGVSFDSLNGEAFYNDKMQHVIDLLEEKELLVESEGAMVVDLEAEGMPPALIKKKDGATLYATRDLAAAVYRLETYVFEQAFYVVGGEQALHFKQLFAVLKKLGFENVDGMHHVPFGLIMKDGKKMSTRKGRIVLLEEVLQDAINVAKQNIAEKNPNLANAEQTAREVGVGAVIFHDLKNERMNNIEFDLEQMLKFEGETGPYVQYTNARANSLLRKGEYDGSAFAGSADDYSWGVVSMLNQFSAVIDRAFTRREPSIISRYVLDLAQSFNKYYGQVRVLEDDAEKQSRLALVKSVTIVLTEGLRLLGVGAPEEM